The Rhodothermales bacterium genome has a segment encoding these proteins:
- a CDS encoding enoyl-CoA hydratase/isomerase family protein — MEATLTESVTRAHRPFRKAAVLGAGTMGAQIAAHFVNAGMEVLLLDIPAKEGRANDVVQGAFKRATKLKPAPFFRDADAGRVQLGNFDDDMHRLADMDWVVEAVVERMDIKRSVMARVAEAVGPDTVVSTNTSGLPIADIAEGLPEDFRRRFLGTHFFNPPRYLRLLEVIPTPDTDPDVLARVSNFGRVHLGKGIVIAKDRPYFIGNRIGIYAMLGAIRAFVEDGYSIEEIDALTGTLVGHPKSATFRTADVVGLDVMKHVIENLYETVPHDERREAFRVPKVLETLVGSGALGAKTRAGFYKKEGSDIKSIHPASGEYELAREFNLGDIGALKGAGDLTARLNALYEDQGRAGAFFRKSTLDLLAYTARRIPEISDSPADVDRAVCWGFGWRMGPFAMWDALGFERIRADLETGGEELPGWISEVASEGFYGDGTVFLPGKGYQPLESPEDEKGLAAIKSEGPGVVWQNADTQLIDMGDGVVCLEFRSKANSLGQFVMEGVRDAIDRVEADRDIRGLVIGNEGSNFSVGANLGEAAMAVMMGQMDTVEQFVAGFQETIQRIRYAEKPVVVAVHQRVLGGACEMVMASPQPVAAAESYVGLVELGVGLIPAGTGTMRLAQLAAERSPNGFDSEIQAFLQVYFENVAMARVATSAAQAMDMSYLAPNTQVVMNAERRFHVAKSEVVRLSEAGYMPPPRNRTIRVLGRPAGAAMQTAAYQFLQGRFISEYDFHLAERFGYVLTGGALTGPQDVTEAYLIDLEREVFMGLLGEEKTMARIQHILTHNKPLRN, encoded by the coding sequence ATGGAAGCCACGCTCACTGAATCCGTCACCCGGGCCCATCGACCCTTCCGAAAGGCCGCCGTCCTGGGTGCCGGCACCATGGGTGCGCAGATTGCGGCCCACTTTGTCAACGCAGGCATGGAAGTCCTGCTGCTGGATATTCCTGCAAAGGAAGGTCGCGCGAACGATGTGGTCCAGGGGGCCTTCAAGCGCGCCACCAAGTTGAAGCCCGCGCCGTTCTTCCGGGACGCGGACGCCGGGCGCGTGCAGCTCGGCAACTTTGACGATGACATGCATCGCCTGGCGGACATGGATTGGGTCGTCGAGGCTGTTGTTGAGCGCATGGACATCAAACGCTCGGTCATGGCTCGCGTGGCCGAGGCTGTCGGGCCGGACACCGTGGTATCCACGAATACCAGCGGCCTGCCCATCGCAGATATTGCGGAGGGATTGCCGGAGGACTTTCGCCGACGCTTCCTGGGCACGCACTTCTTCAATCCGCCGCGCTACCTGCGGCTCCTGGAGGTAATTCCGACGCCGGATACCGATCCGGATGTGCTGGCTCGCGTCTCGAATTTCGGGCGCGTGCACCTGGGCAAAGGCATTGTCATTGCCAAGGATCGGCCGTACTTCATCGGCAACCGCATCGGCATCTATGCCATGCTCGGGGCCATTCGAGCGTTCGTCGAGGACGGATACTCGATCGAGGAGATTGATGCCCTGACAGGGACCCTGGTGGGACACCCCAAGTCGGCCACCTTCCGCACGGCGGACGTCGTAGGTCTCGACGTCATGAAGCACGTCATCGAAAACCTCTACGAGACCGTGCCTCATGATGAGCGCCGCGAGGCGTTCCGTGTGCCCAAGGTGCTTGAAACGCTGGTGGGCAGCGGTGCGCTCGGTGCCAAGACGCGGGCAGGCTTCTACAAGAAGGAGGGCTCGGACATCAAGTCCATCCACCCGGCGTCAGGCGAGTACGAGCTGGCTCGCGAATTCAATCTGGGAGACATCGGAGCCCTGAAGGGGGCCGGAGACCTCACGGCCCGACTGAATGCGCTGTACGAAGACCAGGGCAGGGCCGGCGCCTTCTTCCGCAAGTCCACGCTCGACCTGCTGGCTTACACGGCGCGCCGTATTCCGGAAATCAGCGACTCGCCGGCGGACGTGGACCGGGCCGTGTGCTGGGGCTTCGGCTGGCGCATGGGGCCGTTTGCCATGTGGGACGCGCTCGGATTCGAACGCATCCGCGCGGATCTGGAGACTGGGGGCGAGGAGCTCCCCGGCTGGATTTCCGAGGTGGCGTCGGAGGGTTTCTACGGAGACGGCACGGTCTTCCTGCCCGGGAAAGGATACCAGCCCCTGGAAAGCCCCGAGGACGAGAAGGGCCTTGCCGCCATCAAGTCGGAGGGCCCGGGTGTTGTGTGGCAGAATGCCGACACCCAACTCATCGATATGGGCGATGGGGTGGTCTGCCTGGAATTCCGCTCCAAAGCCAACAGCCTCGGTCAGTTTGTGATGGAAGGGGTGCGGGACGCCATCGACCGGGTGGAGGCAGACCGGGACATTCGCGGCCTTGTCATCGGCAATGAAGGGTCCAATTTTTCGGTCGGTGCCAATCTGGGTGAGGCGGCGATGGCCGTCATGATGGGCCAGATGGATACCGTGGAGCAGTTTGTAGCCGGGTTTCAGGAGACCATTCAGCGCATCCGCTACGCCGAGAAGCCTGTCGTGGTCGCCGTGCATCAGCGTGTGCTGGGTGGGGCCTGCGAGATGGTCATGGCCAGCCCCCAGCCGGTGGCCGCGGCCGAGTCCTATGTCGGGCTCGTGGAGTTGGGCGTCGGCCTGATCCCGGCGGGCACCGGCACCATGCGACTGGCCCAGCTGGCTGCCGAGCGCAGCCCGAACGGATTCGACAGCGAGATCCAGGCTTTCCTGCAGGTTTACTTCGAGAATGTGGCCATGGCCAGGGTGGCCACCAGCGCCGCACAGGCCATGGACATGAGCTACCTGGCGCCGAATACGCAGGTGGTCATGAATGCCGAGCGTCGCTTCCATGTGGCCAAGTCTGAAGTGGTGCGGCTGTCGGAGGCCGGTTACATGCCGCCGCCGAGGAATCGCACGATCCGTGTGCTCGGCAGACCGGCTGGCGCAGCCATGCAGACCGCCGCCTACCAGTTCCTCCAGGGTCGATTCATCAGCGAGTACGATTTCCACCTCGCCGAACGCTTCGGGTACGTGCTTACCGGCGGTGCCCTGACCGGTCCGCAGGACGTCACGGAGGCGTATCTGATTGACCTCGAGCGGGAGGTCTTCATGGGTCTGCTCGGGGAAGAGAAAACCATGGCCAGGATCCAGCACATCCTGACCCACAACAAACCGCTCCGCAACTAG
- a CDS encoding thiolase family protein, protein MEAKNAAFIVSSVRSAVGKAKRGALRNVRPESMGAAVVRGALDRVPGLSDDQIDDVLIGCAMPEGPQGMNMGRIVAQGAGLPDSVPGATINRFCSSGLQTIVLASQAIVTGQADVVVAGGTESMSMVPMSGYFFSPDPAVVAGDPDVYISMGNTAENVAEKYGISREDQDAFALRSHQRALDAIESGRFEEEIVTLDVEDVMFDGDEAVATAIRFMTDEGPRRDSTLEALGRLRAVFRNRGSVTAGNSSQMSDGAAASVVMSERAMKEAGVEPMARIVGYAVAGVAPELMGIGPVEAIPKVLKQTGLSLDDIGLIELNEAFAAQALAVMRELSLDEDRVNVNGGAIALGHPLGCTGAKLTATLLHEMKRRGERYGICTMCIGGGMGAAAVIENLTL, encoded by the coding sequence ATGGAAGCAAAGAACGCAGCATTCATCGTCAGCAGTGTGCGGAGCGCTGTGGGCAAAGCCAAACGCGGCGCCCTGCGCAACGTGCGGCCGGAATCCATGGGGGCCGCGGTGGTTCGCGGTGCGCTGGACCGAGTACCCGGACTCTCCGACGATCAGATCGACGACGTGCTCATCGGGTGCGCCATGCCTGAAGGGCCGCAGGGCATGAACATGGGGCGCATCGTAGCCCAGGGCGCGGGCCTGCCGGACTCGGTACCCGGCGCTACCATCAACAGATTCTGCTCGTCCGGGCTCCAGACAATCGTGCTGGCCAGCCAGGCCATCGTGACCGGACAGGCTGACGTTGTTGTGGCCGGAGGCACCGAGTCGATGAGCATGGTGCCGATGTCCGGGTATTTCTTCTCCCCTGACCCGGCAGTTGTGGCCGGCGACCCCGACGTGTACATCTCGATGGGGAACACCGCCGAGAATGTGGCGGAGAAGTATGGCATCTCCCGGGAGGATCAGGATGCCTTTGCCCTGAGGAGCCACCAGCGCGCGCTCGATGCCATCGAAAGTGGCCGGTTCGAGGAGGAGATTGTGACGCTGGACGTCGAGGACGTGATGTTTGACGGCGATGAGGCCGTGGCGACGGCCATCCGATTCATGACGGACGAGGGACCCCGGCGCGACAGCACGCTGGAAGCACTGGGGCGCCTGCGGGCGGTGTTTCGGAATCGGGGCAGCGTGACGGCAGGCAACAGCTCTCAGATGTCGGACGGCGCGGCTGCCAGCGTGGTCATGTCGGAACGCGCGATGAAGGAGGCCGGCGTGGAGCCCATGGCACGCATCGTCGGCTATGCAGTCGCCGGCGTCGCGCCTGAACTGATGGGCATCGGGCCCGTCGAGGCTATCCCCAAGGTGCTGAAGCAGACCGGTCTGAGCCTGGACGACATCGGCCTCATCGAACTGAACGAAGCATTTGCCGCACAGGCCCTCGCCGTGATGCGTGAGCTGAGTCTCGACGAGGACCGGGTCAACGTCAACGGAGGCGCTATTGCCCTCGGCCACCCCCTGGGCTGCACGGGCGCAAAACTGACCGCCACCCTGCTTCACGAGATGAAGCGGCGCGGCGAGCGGTACGGAATCTGCACGATGTGCATCGGAGGCGGCATGGGCGCAGCCGCCGTGATTGAAAACCTGACTCTCTAA
- a CDS encoding acyl-CoA dehydrogenase, with the protein MSDLPFYAFMDQLPSLGVAICVSILAAIVLAYMGSGAIVYTLFIGALLYGFGAPTWLWGAFAVYAIFAVTPARRLLSGALMKVMTAMEFLPVISSTEQEAIDAGTVWLEGELFSGKPDFKKILASDYPDLTPEEQAFVDGPVQTVCDMTDDWDVFQRRDLPPEVWEYLAKERFFGLIIPKEYGGHGFSPSANSAVVGKLASASTVLGITVMVPNSLGPAELLIHYGTDAQKKHYLPRLASHEEIPAFALTEPQAGSDAGAISSSGEVFKGEDGKLYLRLNWKKRYITLAPIATVLGLAFKLFDPENLLGKGTDLGITCALVPTDTPGVDTSLRHDPIAIPFYNGPTEGHDVVVPLEESIIGGAEGAGRGWRMLMESLAAGRGISLPATSTAGTKHAARVASAHAVVRKQFGVSIGKFEGIEEPLARIGGFSYILEAARRFTCGGLDQGAKPAVVTAMMKYQSTELFRKAVNDAMDIMGGNAISRGPRNAVAHAYINTPVSITVEGANILTRTLMVFGQGAIRCHPYVLKEVEALGTGDVKAFDKAFWAHVGHVARNKNRALLLSLTRGLLAGSPVGGGVGKYYRRLSWASATFAFWADIALGTLGGTLKRKEKLTGRFADIFSWMYLGAAVLARYEAEGRRKEDLPMVKWSMEFALGEMQKAFDGLFDNMTLPGFTWMVRGPVAAWSRFNRLGGGPSDKQGHKVAQIIQTPGNQRERLLSGVHIPVAADRPVKRLELAFEACHQADSLARKLRSAAKAGTIKRSSPARMVAAGVEAGVLTQAEGDLLARAEAMRADTIAVDSFTREEYFAMAVDPETLARSVDENAGGDGAEPHHMAPSH; encoded by the coding sequence ATGTCAGATCTACCTTTCTACGCCTTCATGGACCAGCTCCCTTCACTGGGAGTGGCCATTTGCGTCTCGATCCTCGCCGCCATCGTGCTGGCCTACATGGGCTCGGGGGCCATCGTATACACCCTGTTCATAGGGGCGCTTCTCTACGGATTCGGCGCCCCTACCTGGCTGTGGGGTGCGTTTGCGGTCTATGCCATTTTCGCGGTCACACCGGCCCGTCGCCTGTTGTCGGGCGCATTGATGAAGGTCATGACTGCCATGGAGTTTCTGCCGGTCATCTCGTCGACAGAGCAGGAGGCCATCGATGCAGGAACCGTCTGGTTGGAGGGTGAGCTCTTCTCCGGAAAACCGGACTTCAAGAAGATCCTGGCGTCCGACTACCCGGACCTGACACCGGAAGAGCAGGCGTTCGTGGACGGCCCGGTTCAGACGGTCTGCGACATGACGGACGACTGGGATGTTTTCCAGCGCCGGGACCTGCCTCCCGAGGTCTGGGAGTACCTGGCGAAAGAACGCTTTTTCGGCCTGATCATCCCCAAGGAGTACGGAGGCCACGGCTTCTCGCCGTCGGCAAACTCTGCCGTGGTGGGCAAGCTGGCGTCCGCCTCCACCGTGCTCGGGATTACGGTCATGGTGCCGAACTCGCTCGGGCCCGCGGAGCTGCTCATTCACTATGGCACGGACGCACAGAAGAAGCACTATCTGCCGCGGCTGGCCTCCCATGAGGAGATTCCGGCCTTTGCCCTGACCGAACCACAGGCCGGATCCGACGCCGGCGCCATTTCATCCAGCGGAGAGGTGTTCAAGGGGGAGGACGGCAAGCTCTACCTGCGCCTGAACTGGAAAAAGCGCTACATCACGCTGGCGCCGATTGCGACCGTGCTCGGTCTCGCATTCAAGCTGTTCGACCCCGAGAATCTGCTCGGAAAGGGCACTGACCTCGGCATCACGTGTGCGCTCGTCCCAACGGACACACCGGGCGTAGACACCAGTCTGCGGCACGACCCCATCGCCATCCCGTTCTACAACGGGCCGACGGAAGGTCACGACGTGGTCGTTCCGCTGGAGGAATCAATCATCGGCGGTGCCGAGGGTGCCGGCCGCGGTTGGCGCATGCTCATGGAGTCCCTCGCCGCTGGTCGAGGCATCTCACTGCCGGCCACGTCAACGGCCGGCACAAAGCACGCCGCGCGTGTGGCATCGGCCCATGCGGTGGTCCGCAAGCAGTTCGGCGTTTCGATCGGCAAGTTTGAGGGCATTGAAGAGCCCCTCGCCCGCATCGGAGGGTTCTCCTACATCCTGGAGGCAGCGCGCCGGTTTACCTGCGGTGGGCTCGATCAGGGTGCGAAGCCCGCGGTCGTGACGGCCATGATGAAATACCAGTCCACGGAGCTCTTCCGGAAGGCGGTCAACGATGCCATGGACATCATGGGTGGCAACGCGATCTCGCGTGGTCCGCGCAACGCCGTGGCACACGCGTATATCAATACGCCGGTCTCCATCACCGTGGAGGGCGCAAACATCCTTACACGCACGCTCATGGTGTTCGGGCAGGGAGCCATCCGCTGCCATCCATACGTGCTGAAGGAGGTCGAGGCGCTGGGAACGGGAGACGTCAAGGCGTTCGACAAGGCCTTCTGGGCCCATGTGGGCCACGTGGCGCGCAACAAGAACCGCGCGCTACTGCTTTCGCTGACCCGTGGTCTGCTGGCCGGCAGTCCGGTCGGCGGAGGGGTCGGCAAGTACTATCGGCGACTTTCGTGGGCATCGGCCACATTCGCGTTCTGGGCCGACATCGCGCTCGGCACGCTGGGCGGCACGCTCAAACGCAAGGAGAAGCTTACCGGGCGCTTTGCGGACATCTTCTCCTGGATGTACCTGGGTGCGGCCGTGCTGGCTCGATATGAGGCAGAAGGACGGCGTAAGGAAGACCTGCCGATGGTCAAATGGTCCATGGAGTTTGCGCTCGGAGAGATGCAGAAAGCGTTCGATGGGCTCTTCGACAACATGACCCTTCCGGGCTTCACCTGGATGGTGCGCGGTCCCGTGGCAGCCTGGAGTCGCTTCAACCGACTTGGCGGCGGACCGTCTGACAAGCAGGGGCACAAAGTGGCCCAGATCATCCAGACGCCGGGCAACCAGCGAGAGCGTCTGCTTTCAGGGGTGCATATCCCGGTCGCGGCAGATCGTCCGGTCAAACGGCTCGAGCTGGCCTTCGAGGCGTGTCATCAGGCCGATTCCCTGGCTCGCAAGCTCCGTTCGGCCGCCAAGGCCGGCACCATCAAGCGCAGCTCGCCGGCGCGTATGGTTGCCGCCGGCGTGGAAGCCGGAGTGCTGACCCAGGCCGAGGGCGACCTTTTGGCCAGGGCCGAAGCCATGCGTGCCGATACCATTGCGGTGGACTCGTTTACCCGCGAGGAGTACTTCGCCATGGCGGTTGATCCGGAGACGCTGGCCAGATCTGTGGACGAAAATGCCGGTGGAGACGGCGCGGAACCTCACCATATGGCTCCGAGTCACTGA
- a CDS encoding beta-lactamase family protein, whose translation MRVLSTFLLLLLGLAPGALAQSAQQVDDVFAAFVGTDLPGCAVGVSQDGEIVLERAYGMANLEFDVINTPMTIFEPGSVSKQFTAAATILLALDGAVSLDEDIRSWVPELPDYGEPITLRHLMTHTSGLRDWGSVAGISGWSRTTRTHTHVHALDIASRQLELNYPPGTYYSYTNTGYNLQAIIVERVSGMSFAEFSRTRIFEPLGLHHTEWRDDYTRVVKDRATAYRPNQQTGGFNMLMPFENVHGNGGLLTTVGDLLRFTWYLETGPAAFREEMHRQGVLNNGVEISYASGLVVGTWRGVPEIRHSGATAGYRGYLARYPDQGVAVAVMCNTAGANATALARSTAELWLGDALSDDPSVAPEPIVRLSRDRLEDLAGGFRNTRNQSYVVLTATTDGLMGPGGRLVPETGMRFRGLRGEVLVFDSDDTAFLAQTSGDTLRYERVERFEPDEGEMDTFEGSYHSPEAEVTYRVVREDARLMMLDRYGNSGVMTPLYTDAFRSRLGTVVFTRDGRGRIDGFRASQGRVWSLRFDRSE comes from the coding sequence ATGCGTGTCCTTTCAACCTTTCTGCTCCTGCTCCTCGGCTTGGCTCCGGGTGCTCTTGCCCAATCCGCGCAACAGGTGGATGACGTATTTGCCGCATTCGTCGGCACCGACCTCCCCGGTTGCGCTGTGGGAGTGAGCCAAGACGGCGAGATCGTGTTGGAGCGGGCCTACGGTATGGCCAACCTCGAATTCGATGTCATCAACACCCCGATGACCATTTTCGAGCCCGGCTCCGTCTCAAAGCAGTTCACGGCGGCAGCTACCATCCTGCTTGCCCTCGACGGAGCAGTTTCGCTGGACGAGGACATTCGCTCCTGGGTGCCGGAACTGCCCGACTACGGCGAACCGATTACGTTGCGCCACCTGATGACCCACACCAGCGGACTACGTGATTGGGGTTCGGTCGCCGGGATCTCGGGGTGGTCCCGCACGACACGCACGCACACGCATGTGCATGCCCTGGACATCGCCTCCCGGCAACTGGAGCTCAACTATCCGCCGGGCACCTACTACTCGTACACCAACACCGGCTACAACCTGCAAGCCATCATTGTGGAGCGGGTATCCGGGATGTCGTTCGCCGAGTTCAGCCGTACGCGGATTTTCGAGCCCCTGGGACTGCACCACACCGAGTGGCGCGATGATTACACTCGCGTGGTCAAGGATCGCGCTACTGCCTATCGCCCGAATCAACAAACCGGCGGCTTCAACATGCTGATGCCGTTCGAAAACGTGCACGGCAACGGCGGACTGCTTACCACTGTCGGGGACCTGCTACGCTTCACCTGGTATCTGGAAACCGGTCCGGCTGCCTTTCGGGAAGAAATGCACCGGCAGGGCGTGCTGAACAACGGCGTGGAGATTTCCTACGCCAGCGGCCTCGTGGTCGGCACCTGGCGCGGCGTTCCGGAGATTCGCCACAGTGGTGCTACCGCCGGTTATCGGGGGTACCTGGCGCGCTATCCGGACCAGGGGGTCGCCGTGGCTGTCATGTGCAATACCGCCGGAGCCAACGCAACCGCCCTGGCCCGCTCGACGGCCGAACTCTGGCTGGGCGATGCGCTCTCTGACGACCCCTCCGTCGCGCCGGAGCCTATCGTACGCCTTTCGAGAGATCGTCTGGAGGACCTGGCCGGAGGCTTCCGGAATACCCGCAACCAGTCCTATGTCGTGCTAACCGCGACAACCGATGGACTGATGGGTCCTGGCGGTCGTCTTGTGCCGGAGACCGGGATGCGGTTTCGTGGCCTCCGTGGAGAGGTGCTGGTTTTTGATTCCGACGACACCGCGTTTCTGGCCCAAACCAGCGGCGATACGCTCAGGTACGAGCGCGTCGAGCGGTTCGAGCCCGACGAGGGCGAAATGGACACCTTTGAGGGCTCCTACCACAGCCCGGAGGCCGAGGTGACCTACCGCGTGGTGCGGGAAGACGCACGTCTGATGATGCTGGACCGCTACGGGAACAGCGGCGTCATGACTCCGCTGTACACGGATGCTTTCAGGTCGCGGCTCGGCACCGTGGTGTTCACGCGAGACGGGCGCGGGCGGATCGATGGATTCCGCGCGAGCCAGGGCCGAGTGTGGAGTTTGCGATTCGACCGGTCGGAGTAG
- a CDS encoding acyl-CoA carboxylase subunit beta, with the protein MAAIGKALSAKSTHEDAYEALIEEWHERSARLRMGGGQKRIDREHARGKLTARERIAALLDEPSGFMELGLFAGDGLYDAEGGCPAAGTVMGLGRVSGRLCVVVANDATVKAGAWFPITAKKNLRAQEFALENHLPIIYLVDSAGVFLPMQDEIFPDRDHFGRIFRNNALLSSKGIPQIAAIMGSCVAGGAYLPIMSDEALIVDGTGSVFLAGPFLVKAAIGEEVDKETLGGASTHAQISGVTDYRVPDDETCLETVRDLVSRFGKRDRAGFDRADAVAPSFDAEEILSIVPTVGNVPYDMRQVLARVIDADSWTEYKQEYGQTILCGYARVDGWSVGIVANQRLVVKARSGAKASSNEMQAGGVIYSDSADKATRFILNCNQKRIPLVFLQDVTGFMVGTRAEHGGIIKDGAKMVNAVSNSTVPKFTIVVGNSYGAGNYAMCGRAYDPRLMLAWPTARIAVMGGAQAAKTLVQIQLAKLKRSGEEPDEATQKALLEKITARYDAQTSPYYAAARLWVDEIIDPRQTREWISTGIEMADHNPVVPAFNPGVIQT; encoded by the coding sequence ATGGCAGCAATCGGTAAGGCACTTTCTGCCAAATCCACCCACGAGGACGCATACGAGGCCCTCATCGAGGAGTGGCATGAACGCTCGGCGCGTCTCCGCATGGGCGGTGGGCAGAAGCGCATCGACCGTGAGCATGCGCGCGGAAAGCTTACGGCTCGAGAGCGCATCGCGGCCCTGCTCGACGAACCATCTGGCTTCATGGAGCTCGGCCTGTTTGCAGGGGACGGCCTGTACGATGCCGAGGGCGGCTGCCCGGCCGCCGGAACGGTCATGGGGCTCGGGCGCGTGTCTGGGCGCCTCTGCGTCGTGGTCGCCAACGACGCCACCGTCAAGGCCGGCGCGTGGTTTCCCATCACCGCCAAAAAGAATCTCCGGGCGCAGGAGTTCGCACTCGAGAACCACCTGCCCATCATCTACCTGGTAGACTCGGCGGGTGTCTTCCTGCCGATGCAAGACGAGATCTTCCCGGACCGGGATCACTTCGGCCGCATTTTCCGCAACAACGCGCTCCTTTCCTCAAAAGGGATCCCCCAGATTGCAGCAATCATGGGTTCGTGCGTGGCGGGAGGTGCCTACCTCCCGATCATGAGTGACGAGGCTCTGATTGTCGATGGCACCGGCTCGGTCTTCCTTGCCGGACCGTTCCTGGTCAAAGCCGCGATCGGGGAGGAGGTGGACAAGGAGACGCTCGGGGGAGCATCCACCCACGCCCAGATTTCGGGCGTAACCGACTATCGCGTGCCTGATGATGAGACGTGCCTCGAGACGGTGCGGGATCTGGTTTCGCGATTCGGAAAGCGGGACCGCGCGGGATTTGACCGGGCCGATGCCGTAGCGCCCTCGTTCGACGCCGAGGAGATTCTTTCCATCGTGCCCACGGTTGGCAATGTGCCGTACGACATGCGGCAGGTGCTCGCCCGAGTTATCGACGCGGATTCCTGGACCGAGTACAAACAGGAGTACGGACAGACCATCCTTTGTGGATACGCGCGCGTGGACGGCTGGAGCGTTGGCATTGTGGCCAACCAGCGGCTGGTGGTAAAGGCCCGTTCCGGGGCAAAGGCCTCCTCGAACGAGATGCAGGCCGGCGGCGTGATCTACTCCGACTCGGCCGACAAGGCCACGCGCTTCATCCTGAACTGCAATCAGAAACGCATACCCCTGGTTTTTCTGCAGGATGTAACCGGATTCATGGTCGGCACGCGGGCCGAGCACGGCGGCATCATCAAGGACGGCGCCAAGATGGTGAATGCGGTATCGAACTCGACCGTGCCCAAGTTCACCATCGTGGTGGGCAACTCGTACGGAGCGGGAAACTATGCGATGTGCGGCAGGGCGTACGATCCAAGGCTAATGCTAGCCTGGCCCACAGCCCGCATTGCGGTTATGGGCGGGGCGCAGGCAGCCAAGACGCTCGTGCAGATTCAGCTGGCCAAGCTGAAGCGGTCCGGTGAGGAGCCGGACGAGGCGACCCAGAAGGCGCTGCTGGAGAAAATCACCGCTCGCTACGACGCACAGACCTCCCCGTACTATGCCGCAGCCAGGCTGTGGGTGGACGAGATAATCGATCCGAGGCAAACCCGGGAGTGGATATCGACCGGCATCGAAATGGCGGACCACAACCCGGTGGTACCTGCATTCAATCCGGGCGTAATCCAGACCTGA